In a genomic window of Lycium ferocissimum isolate CSIRO_LF1 chromosome 9, AGI_CSIRO_Lferr_CH_V1, whole genome shotgun sequence:
- the LOC132031877 gene encoding uncharacterized protein LOC132031877 — MGDHSMDTDDHDIDVEKCDEQPSGSQTNHVFNDGTDFYIGQTFDSKEHLKILLKKAAIKRPFGFVTIKSNIKYYKVECTSPNCGWMLRCSKYESSDRVRIYKYVGEHTCGVEHVRSLHKHASSHVIASVLMNDYIENKGPSTKEIQRMVFREFHCKRSYWKYWKAGIIAKNWVRGTPEHGYGCLLAYSYMVESLNPGSRICIRLSDGNRFLYYFVSYAACIRGYTHMRKVIAIDGTHLYGKYEGVLLSAVVQDTENHQLKFIIADELDLCIISDRHKSIANAKAYGYEEFDEHFQQFRDKSPEAAQCLEFEIIFKKWSRAHFLANRYDVLTTNITESLNSILRDEREYPVSALFTSISRRFAEIFRQRRADIGDSNNIFVPSAEITLREKMTEGDSLFVSNINGDADEFTVIGSGRTAKVNLLNKTCSCREYDLYRNGYGSSIYKYSSPMYKVQSYILGFAETINVVPPESEWVVPEEYAKMYIAPPLYEPKLGRKRIKRIHPSWNLLSPKDV; from the exons ATGGGTGATCATTCAATGGATACGGATGATCATGATATTGATGTCGAAAAGTGTGATGAGCAGCCTAGTGGATCACAAACCAACCATGTCTTCAATGATGGAACTGATTTTTACATCGGGCAAACATTCGATAGCAAGGAACATTTAAAAATTCTGTTGAAGAAAGCTGCAATAAAGAGGCCGTTCGGTTTTGTAACGATCAAGAGTAATATCAAATACTATAAGGTGGAATGCACATCTCCTAATTGTGGCTGGATGTTGCGGTGTAGTAAGTACGAGAGCTCGGATAGGGTTCGCATTTACAAGTACGTTGGGGAGCACACTTGTGGTGTTGAACATGTTAGGAGCCTTCATAAGCATGCCTCGTCACATGTCATTGCATCAGTCTTGATGAATGACTATATTGAAAACAAAGGACCATCGACAAAGGAAATCCAGAGGATGGTTTTCAGGGAGTTTCATTGTAAACGGAGCTACTGGAAGTATTGGAAGGCTGGTATAATTGCTAAGAACTGGGTTAGGGGGACACCGGAGCACGGGTATGGTTGCTTACTAGCTTATTCTTACATGGTTGAGAGTCTAAATCCGGGTTCTAGAATTTGCATCAGGCTTTCGGATGGCAACAGGTTTTTATATTACTTCGTGTCTTACGCAGCTTGCATTCGAGGATATACCCACATGAGAAAGGTTATTGCCATTGATGGCACACATTTATATGGCAAGTACGAGGGTGTCTTGTTGTCTGCCGTCGTACAGGATACTGAGAACCAT CAGCTCAAGTTTATAATCGCTGATGAACTGGACTTGTGCATCATCTCTGATAGACACAAGAGCATAGCCAACG CAAAGGCATATGGTTACGAGGAGTTCGATGAACATTTTCAGCAATTCAGGGATAAAAGCCCTGAAGCAGCTCAGTGCCTTGAgtttgaaattatatttaaaaagtgGAGCAGGGCACATTTTCTAGCCAACAGGTACGATGTTCTCACCACAAACATTACCGAGTCGCTTAACTCAATATTGAGGGATGAAAGAGAGTACCCCGTGTCTGCCCTATTCACTTCCATTTCTAGGAGGTTTGCTGAAATATTCAGGCAGAGGCGTGCAGATATCGGCGATTCAAATAATATATTTGTGCCTTCGGCTGAAATAACGTTAAGGGAAAAGATGACTGAGGGTGATTCCTTATTTGTCAGTAATATAAATGGGGATGCCGACGAGTTCACCGTTATCGGCAGTGGCAGAACTGCCAAAGTCAATCTACTGAACAAAACATGTTCTTGTAGAGAGTAtgacttg TATAGAAATGGATATGGTTCAAGCATCTACAAGTATTCTTCACCGATGTATAAAGTTCAATCTTACATCCTTGGGTTTGCTGAAACAATCAATGTAGTCCCTCCAGAGTCTGAATGGGTTGTGCCCGAGGAGTATGCAAAGATGTACATTGCTCCACCTCTTTATGAGCCCAAACTTGGAAGGAAGAGAATAAAGCGTATCCACCCATCGTGGAATCTTTTAAGCCCAAAGGACGTGTAA
- the LOC132030571 gene encoding golgin candidate 6: MDLVAKYQGALGRVFGNENSGSSEDSYVERLLDRISNGVLAEDRRAAMLELQSVVSESHDGKMAFGAMGFPVILSVLKEERDDVEMVRGALETLVSALSPMDHVKGPPNVVQPTLMNSDLLSREVDNISLLLSLLSEEDFYVRYYTLQLLTALLTNSPQRLQEAILSIPRGITRLMDMLMDREVIRNEALLLLTYLTREAEEIQKIVVFEGAFDKIFSIIKEEGGSEGGVVVQDCLELLNNLLRNSASNQVLLRETMSFDQLLSILKLRGTTYRFSQQKTINLLSVLDTINLLIMGGPETDPGRDSNKLTNKTVLVQKRVLDHLFMVGVESQWAPVPVRCTALHCIGDLIANHPKNLEELASKRLGEEPDLEPALNSVLRILLRTSSKQEFMAADYLFKNFCQQNPDGQTMLASTLILQPQSMIHAPVEEDINMSFGSMLLHGLTTGENEGDLETCSRAASVLSHVIKGNNQCKEKVLRIELEAPTPTLGEPEPLLHRMVKYLALASSMKSKDGKSSTSENVFVQPIILKLLIIWLSDCPNAVQCFLDSRPHLTYLLELVSNPTTTVSVRGLAAVLLGECVIYNKSNASGKDAFSIVDAISQKVGLTSYFLKFDEMQKSSLFTSAKTFLPRKPLTRSTAASMAEIEDGGNESSDQNNEHPMLTSVFDSPFVYFLKRLEADIREKIVEAYSSPKSQVAVVPAELELRSGEKDVDYIKRLKTFVDKQCHEIQDLLSRNATLAEDLAKTGGNSSSPLERKVSGGSDRVQLETLRRDLQEASQRIEMLKAEKTKAESEASTYKNLAGKTESDLKSLSDAYNSLEQANFRLEKEVKALKSGDIEALKEEAREEALKESEAELNDLLVCLGQEQSKVDKLSNRLRELGEDVDKLLEDIGDDAGADDADEDDEED, encoded by the exons ATGGACTTAGTTGCTAAGTAccag GGTGCACTTGGAAGGGTGTTTGGTAATGAAAACTCGGGTTCGAGTGAAGATAG CTATGTCGAACGTTTGCTTGACCGGATTAGCAACGGTGTGCTGGCTGAGGACAGGAGAGCTGCTATGCTCGAACTTCAGTCTGTTGTCTCTGAAAGTCATGATGGAAAAATGGCCTTTGGAGCAATGG GATTCCCAGTGATATTGAGCGTCTTAAAGGAGGAGCGTGATGATGTTGAAATG GTCAGGGGAGCTCTGGAAACTCTTGTGAGCGCCTTAAGTCCAATGGATCATGTAAAAGGGCCTCCGAATGTGGTTCAGCCAACTTTGATGAATAGTGACTTGCTTTCGAGAGAAGTAGATAATATCTCTCTTCTCTTAAGTTTGTTG TCAGAGGAGGATTTCTATGTACGATACTATACACTTCAACTTTTGACAGCCCTCCTAACTAATTCTCCACAAAG GTTACAGGAAGCTATTCTTAGCATTCCCCGTGGTATCACACGGCTGATGGATATGCTTATGGATCGTGAG GTCATACGAAATGAGGCTCTGTTACTTCTGACTTACTTGACCCGTGAGGCTGAA GAAATTCAAAAAATTGTGGTCTTTGAAGGTGCTTTTGATAAGATATTCAGCATTATAAAAGAGGAGGGAGGTTCAGAAGGAGGAGTTGTTGTgcag GACTGTCTTGAACTGCTGAACAATCTTCTCCGTAATAGTGCATCAAATCAG GTATTACTTAGAGAGACGATGAGCTTTGATCAGTTGCTATCAATTCTGAAGCTCAGAGGGACTACCTACAGATTTTCACAACAGAAG ACAATAAATCTACTCAGTGTGCTAGATACCATTAATTTGCTAATCATGGGTGGCCCAGAAACTGATCCTGGCAGAGATTCAAATAAGCTGACTAATAAAACAGTCTTGGTTCAG AAAAGGGTCTTGGACCATCTCTTCATGGTGGGAGTTGAAAGCCAATGGGCTCCAGTTCCAGTGCGTTGTACA GCACTTCATTGCATTGGTGATCTGATTGCGAATCACCCAAAGAATCTCGAAGAACTTGCAAGCAAAAGGCTCGGAGAGGAACCAGATTTAGAACCTGCTTTGAATTCTGTCCTCCGGATACTTTTGCGTACTTCTAGTAAGCAAGAATTCATGGCAGCTGACTATCTTTTCAAGAACTTCTGTCAG CAAAATCCAGATGGCCAGACAATGTTGGCATCTACTCTAATTCTGCAGCCACAGTCAATGATTCATGCCCCTGTTGAGGAGGATATTAACATGTCATTTGGAAG CATGCTTCTACATGGTCTTACCACAGGTGAAAACGAAGGTGATCTTGAG ACTTGTTCCAGAGCTGCCAGTGTTCTTTCGCATGTCATCAAGGGTAATAACCAATGCAAGGAAAAG GTTCTGCGAATTGAACTTGAAGCACCCACGCCCACTCTAGGAGAACCGGAGCCGTTGTTACACCGTATGGTGAAGTATCTGGCTCTTGCCTCTTCTATGAAAAGTAAAGATGGAAAATCAAGCACATCTGAGAATGTGTTTGTTCAGCCCATTATCCTGAAACTGCTAATTATTTGGCTTTCTGATTGTCCAAATGCGGTGCAATGCTTCCTTGATTCACGTCCTCACCTAACGTATTTGCTGGAGCTGGTCTCAAATCCTACCACAACTGTTAGTGTAAGGGGATTGGCTGCAGTATTACTAGGGGAATGTGTAATCTACAACAAAAGCAATGCTAGTGGAAAGGATGCCTTTAGCATAGTTGATGCCATAAGCCAAAAAGTTGGGCTTACATCATACTTTTTGAAGTTTGACGAAATGCAGAAAAGCTCTCTTTTCACATCTGCTAAGACATTTTTGCCACGTAAACCATTGACAAGATCTACAGCTGCTAGTATGGCTGAGATTGAAGATGGCGGAAATGAATCATCTGATCAGAATAATGAGCATCCTATGCTTACATCAGTATTTGATTCTCCATTCGTCTATTTTTTGAAGCGCTTAGAGGCTGATATTAGAGAAAAGATAGTAGAAGCTTACAGCAGCCCAAAGAGCCAGGTGGCCGTGGTACCAGCAGAACTTGAACTAAGGAGTGGGGAGAAGGATGTTGACTATATCAAACGGTTGAAAACTTTTGTGGATAAGCAATGCCATGAGATACAG GACCTTTTGAGTCGGAATGCCACTTTGGCTGAGGATCTGGCCAAAACTGGTGGGAACAGCTCATCCCCGCTTGAGCGCAAAGTCAGTGGGGGTTCGGACAGAGTTCAACTGGAGACTCTGCGTAGAGATCTTCAAGAGGCTTCTCAACGTATAGAGATGCTGAAGGCTGAAAAGACTAAGGCTGAATCGGAAGCTTCAACGTACAAAAACTTAGCTGGGAAGACGGAATCTGATCTTAAAAGCTTGTCTGATGCGTACAACAGTCTTGAACAAGCCAACTTCCGACTAGAAAAAGAAGTGAAAGCGTTGAAGAGTGGAGACATCGAGGCGTTAAAGGAAGAAGCAAGGGAAGAAGCTCTGAAGGAGAGTGAAGCTGAATTGAATGATCTGCTTGTATGCCTTGGACAAGAACAGAGCAAAGTGGACAAACTTAGCAATAGGCTGAGAGAGCTAGGTGAAGATGTAGATAAATTGCTGGAAGACATAGGGGATGATGCTGGTGCTGATGATGccgatgaagatgatgaagaagacTAG